A stretch of the Tannerella serpentiformis genome encodes the following:
- a CDS encoding cob(I)yrinic acid a,c-diamide adenosyltransferase: MKIYTKNGDRGRTGLHGGSRVDKDDPRIEANGCLDELNVAIGLLRARLNASHEWQFMLHDVQRTLMVVMSHVATPSSVRHLNPNVLPDDLSAQCESWIDAMTLLMADGEGYFILPGGTEISALCHQARVAARRAERRLCTLNKLDALPAQIMSYINRLSDLFFTMARYDLHLAGASEERWQAFGYKRKRREDVAENRGEGN; encoded by the coding sequence ATGAAGATCTACACGAAAAATGGCGACCGCGGACGTACCGGGCTTCACGGCGGATCCCGTGTCGACAAGGACGATCCACGTATCGAAGCCAATGGCTGTCTTGACGAGTTAAACGTGGCTATTGGCCTTTTGCGCGCCCGACTCAATGCCTCGCACGAGTGGCAATTCATGTTGCATGACGTGCAACGGACGCTTATGGTTGTTATGTCACACGTCGCCACTCCGTCTTCCGTGCGACACCTCAACCCGAACGTGTTGCCAGACGATCTTTCGGCACAATGCGAATCGTGGATAGATGCAATGACGTTGCTAATGGCTGACGGCGAAGGTTACTTTATCCTTCCTGGCGGCACAGAAATATCTGCCCTCTGTCATCAAGCGCGCGTAGCCGCTCGACGCGCTGAACGTCGCCTGTGCACGCTCAATAAGCTCGATGCGCTGCCCGCACAGATCATGTCGTACATCAATCGCCTCTCCGACCTCTTTTTTACGATGGCGCGCTACGACTTACACCTCGCCGGAGCCTCTGAGGAGCGTTGGCAGGCCTTCGGATACAAGCGAAAGAGGCGAGAAGACGTGGCGGAGAATCGGGGCGAAGGCAATTAG
- a CDS encoding outer membrane beta-barrel family protein — protein MRRYYILLIGTLAAACATYAQQLTGRVVDTQNQPIEFANVALYAPPDSALVTGTITDADGDFTLEGGMTKRAFLKISFVGYETQTVEARPGVTVTLKPESTQLAEVTVRANRPAIRLKNDALVASVQGSMLSQAGTANDVLRRLPSLTTDNKGNISVFGKGEAKIYINRREVRDLSELDQLNSADIRDVEIVRNPGARYEASVKAVIRINTVRHAGDGFGFDARSSWYEGETTDLREQLNVNWRKSGWDVFGTVLYGRGAYLIDSRITQQTRLDTLWQQENALYATGIDRWMRITAGTNWEISPKHYVGLRYTLSPTLRDDINHTTFNSMVHADSAFYDEWHSDNARRTTNDPAHRLNAYYNGTVGRLGIDFNIDFYTSGSTSRSHAVETSRMQEDRVVNSENRVRNRLAASKLILSYPVFGGELSVGGEYVRTHRTDVYSNTERIVPSSDMTADEWNSSLFAEYARETPIGQFGAGLRYEHVRSDYLSDGRPLDGLNRSYNQWFPNVSFGTRVKGVDLQLAYTAKTQRPSYRQLTSNVYYANRLTLQTGNPLLKPTLTHDVSLTASWRIVQLTASYRQERDAVIDRTERSRIDPKVSLITYTNLDRLPLLTAFATVTPTFGVWTPQLSAGFVKQWAEVEIDGKPVRYDRPIFRISLNNSLRLPAGLLFTLDVRYRSKGDERNLHLTDNTWVVNMGLTRSFFSDRLSVMLRGWDVFRGEGGGAIYRSPRMESYQVDRYDSQEFELTLRYRFNAAKSKYKGTGAGTGELERL, from the coding sequence ATGAGACGATACTACATCTTGCTGATCGGTACACTGGCCGCAGCATGTGCGACTTACGCACAACAATTGACCGGACGCGTGGTGGACACGCAAAACCAACCCATCGAGTTTGCCAACGTGGCGCTGTATGCGCCGCCTGACTCGGCGCTTGTGACGGGAACGATCACCGACGCAGATGGGGATTTTACGTTAGAAGGTGGTATGACGAAGCGAGCTTTTCTGAAGATCTCCTTCGTGGGATACGAGACGCAGACGGTTGAGGCGCGGCCGGGTGTGACCGTCACGCTTAAGCCCGAATCCACGCAGTTAGCCGAGGTGACGGTACGGGCGAATCGGCCAGCTATCCGGCTGAAGAACGATGCGCTTGTGGCGTCGGTGCAAGGCTCCATGCTGAGCCAAGCGGGCACGGCGAACGACGTGCTGCGCCGGTTACCCTCGCTGACGACGGATAACAAGGGCAACATCTCCGTTTTCGGTAAGGGGGAGGCCAAGATCTATATCAACCGCCGTGAGGTGCGCGACCTGTCGGAGTTAGATCAGCTGAACTCGGCCGACATACGTGACGTGGAGATCGTCCGCAATCCTGGCGCACGCTACGAGGCTTCGGTGAAGGCGGTGATCCGCATCAACACGGTGCGGCATGCCGGAGATGGCTTCGGATTCGATGCACGGTCGAGCTGGTACGAGGGCGAAACGACCGACCTGCGCGAGCAGTTGAATGTGAATTGGCGCAAGAGCGGTTGGGACGTGTTCGGCACCGTCCTTTACGGCCGCGGGGCGTACCTTATCGACAGTCGCATCACGCAGCAGACGCGCCTTGATACACTTTGGCAACAGGAGAATGCGCTTTATGCCACGGGTATCGACCGGTGGATGCGCATCACGGCTGGCACCAATTGGGAGATCTCGCCTAAGCATTACGTCGGCCTCCGCTACACGCTCTCGCCAACCCTACGCGACGACATCAACCACACGACTTTCAACAGCATGGTTCACGCCGACTCGGCCTTTTACGACGAATGGCATAGCGACAATGCGCGCCGTACGACGAACGACCCTGCACACCGTCTCAATGCGTATTACAACGGCACGGTGGGTCGCTTGGGGATCGACTTCAACATCGATTTCTACACGAGTGGCAGCACGTCGCGCTCGCATGCCGTGGAGACGAGTCGCATGCAGGAAGACCGCGTGGTGAACTCAGAAAATCGTGTGCGCAACCGGCTCGCAGCGTCGAAGCTGATCCTGTCGTACCCCGTTTTTGGTGGCGAGCTGTCCGTCGGTGGAGAGTATGTCCGCACGCATCGCACAGACGTGTACAGCAACACTGAGCGCATTGTCCCGTCGTCTGATATGACCGCGGACGAATGGAACAGTAGCCTCTTTGCGGAGTATGCACGGGAGACGCCTATCGGGCAATTCGGCGCGGGGCTGCGCTATGAGCACGTTCGCTCCGATTACCTCAGCGACGGCCGACCGCTCGACGGCTTGAACCGCAGCTACAACCAATGGTTCCCCAACGTCTCGTTCGGCACGCGGGTGAAGGGCGTCGACTTGCAACTGGCTTACACGGCGAAGACGCAGCGCCCGTCGTATCGCCAATTAACAAGCAACGTGTATTACGCCAACCGCCTCACGTTGCAAACGGGTAACCCGCTGCTGAAGCCAACCCTAACGCACGACGTAAGCCTCACGGCTTCGTGGCGCATCGTGCAACTGACGGCAAGTTACCGGCAGGAACGCGACGCCGTGATTGATCGCACGGAGCGCAGCCGAATAGATCCGAAGGTGTCTCTCATCACCTACACCAACCTCGATCGGCTGCCTTTGCTGACGGCTTTTGCCACCGTCACGCCGACGTTTGGAGTGTGGACGCCGCAGCTCAGCGCGGGGTTTGTCAAGCAGTGGGCCGAGGTGGAGATTGACGGGAAGCCGGTGCGCTATGACAGGCCGATTTTTCGCATCTCGCTGAACAACTCACTCCGGCTGCCGGCTGGCCTACTCTTCACGCTCGACGTGCGTTACCGGAGCAAGGGCGACGAGCGCAATCTGCACCTCACGGATAATACGTGGGTGGTCAACATGGGGTTGACGCGATCGTTCTTCAGCGATCGCCTGAGTGTGATGCTGCGGGGTTGGGACGTGTTTCGCGGCGAGGGGGGTGGCGCCATTTACCGCTCTCCGCGCATGGAGTCCTATCAGGTAGACCGCTACGACTCGCAGGAGTTCGAGCTTACTCTGCGCTACCGGTTCAACGCGGCCAAGAGTAAATACAAGGGCACGGGCGCGGGCACCGGTGAGTTAGAGCGGTTATGA
- a CDS encoding bifunctional cobalt-precorrin-7 (C(5))-methyltransferase/cobalt-precorrin-6B (C(15))-methyltransferase, which translates to MSEPRRTFYVVGISDERDVQLPAAVRERIARGHVFSGGRRHREIVGGWLPEGAVWIDITVPLDRVFEQYRDHRDIIVFASGDPLFFGYAVTLRRVFPDAAIETCPSFNSLQLLVHRLGMPYNEMIPVSLTGRPWDDFDAALIERRPLLGILTDREKTPAVIARRMIEYGYGDDYRMHTGERLGNETDERIRTLTLSEAAAATFTHPNNLILERIRRRPRPFGIPESEFHLLDGRVKMITKRPVRLLSLSMLDLHNRTSLWDVGFCTGSVSVEARLQFPHLRVTAFEIRPGCREILAANCRRFGTPGITPVMGDFMEADTTDLPAPDAVFIGGHGGRLADMLRKIDGVMRPGGVIVFNSVSEESRQLFTDGLAAIGRRITECVRLTVDANNAIDVMKAACTLR; encoded by the coding sequence ATGTCTGAGCCGCGACGCACGTTCTACGTCGTCGGTATCAGCGACGAGCGCGACGTCCAACTGCCCGCCGCGGTGCGCGAACGCATCGCCCGCGGACACGTCTTCTCCGGCGGACGCCGTCACCGCGAGATCGTCGGTGGGTGGCTCCCCGAGGGCGCCGTGTGGATCGATATCACGGTGCCCTTGGATCGCGTCTTCGAGCAGTACCGCGACCACCGCGACATCATCGTCTTTGCCTCCGGCGACCCGCTTTTCTTCGGTTACGCCGTCACGCTTCGCCGCGTCTTCCCCGACGCCGCGATCGAGACGTGCCCCTCGTTCAACTCGCTGCAACTGCTTGTCCATCGGCTCGGCATGCCGTATAACGAGATGATCCCCGTATCGCTCACCGGCCGGCCGTGGGACGACTTCGACGCGGCGCTGATCGAGCGGCGGCCGCTCCTAGGCATCCTCACCGACCGCGAGAAGACGCCCGCCGTGATCGCCCGTCGGATGATCGAATACGGCTACGGCGACGATTACCGCATGCACACCGGTGAGCGCCTCGGCAACGAGACGGACGAGCGCATCCGTACGCTTACGCTCTCCGAAGCCGCCGCGGCCACGTTCACGCACCCGAACAACCTGATCTTGGAACGCATCCGCCGGCGGCCACGCCCGTTCGGTATCCCCGAGAGCGAGTTCCACCTGCTCGACGGCCGCGTGAAGATGATCACCAAGCGGCCCGTGCGCCTGCTCTCGCTCAGCATGCTCGACCTGCACAACCGCACGTCGCTGTGGGACGTCGGCTTCTGCACCGGCTCGGTGTCCGTCGAGGCGCGGCTGCAATTCCCACACCTCCGCGTCACGGCCTTCGAGATCCGCCCCGGCTGTCGGGAGATCCTCGCCGCCAACTGCCGACGGTTCGGCACGCCGGGCATCACGCCGGTGATGGGCGACTTTATGGAGGCCGACACGACCGACTTGCCCGCTCCCGACGCCGTCTTTATCGGCGGCCACGGTGGGCGACTGGCGGACATGCTGCGTAAGATCGACGGTGTGATGCGCCCCGGCGGCGTGATCGTCTTCAACTCCGTCAGCGAGGAGAGTCGGCAGCTATTTACCGACGGACTCGCCGCCATCGGCCGTCGCATCACGGAGTGCGTCCGCCTGACCGTCGACGCGAACAATGCGATCGACGTGATGAAGGCGGCCTGCACTTTGCGCTGA
- the cobJ gene encoding precorrin-3B C(17)-methyltransferase gives MNQARIIVAGIGPGSTGDITSAVIDALRHCDAVVGYHYYFPFIEAYLPADALRIDSGMKQERRRAEEAFRVAEEGRTVCVISSGDAGIYGMASLILEMKHKRGSHVEVEVLPGISAFQKAGALLGAPMGHDFCVISLSDLMTPWLLIERRIIAAAEADFITAVYNPKSDSRYWQLYRLKELFLARRAPETPVGIVRQAGRDGETTTVTTLADFDPEQADMFTVVLIGNSQSYAVGNTFVTPRGYYREMEREEGVNVGQGIMIESFRTIERELKHPDIPLDRKWAMLHAIHTTADFDMERLLWTDPGAVAEMYERLSSGRTRTIVTDVTMVMSGIRKGALQRMGIEAKCYLADERAVKMAAEKGITRAQAGIRVAVEEHPDALFAFGNAPTALMELCTLIRRGKARPSGIVAAPVGFVHVCESKEMVKPFTDIPKVIIEGRKGGSNLAATLVNSALTFNDAAQLRPGRDV, from the coding sequence ATGAATCAAGCAAGAATCATTGTGGCCGGCATCGGGCCCGGATCGACAGGCGACATCACGTCGGCCGTCATCGATGCACTCCGACACTGCGACGCGGTCGTCGGCTATCATTACTATTTCCCTTTTATCGAGGCTTATTTGCCTGCGGACGCACTCCGCATCGACAGCGGCATGAAGCAGGAGCGACGCCGCGCCGAGGAAGCCTTCCGTGTGGCTGAGGAGGGGCGTACCGTCTGCGTCATCAGCTCCGGCGACGCGGGGATTTACGGCATGGCCTCCCTCATTCTTGAGATGAAACACAAGCGCGGCAGCCACGTAGAGGTGGAGGTGTTGCCCGGCATCAGCGCTTTCCAGAAGGCCGGCGCATTGCTCGGCGCACCGATGGGACACGACTTCTGCGTCATCTCCCTTTCCGATCTCATGACGCCGTGGCTACTCATCGAACGGCGCATCATTGCCGCAGCAGAGGCCGACTTCATTACGGCCGTGTATAACCCGAAAAGCGACAGCCGATACTGGCAACTCTATCGCCTGAAGGAACTCTTCCTGGCACGTCGTGCACCGGAGACGCCCGTGGGAATCGTGCGGCAGGCTGGGCGAGACGGCGAGACGACGACCGTCACCACGTTGGCCGACTTTGACCCCGAGCAGGCGGACATGTTCACCGTCGTGCTGATCGGCAACTCGCAATCGTACGCCGTAGGCAACACCTTCGTCACGCCACGCGGATACTACCGCGAGATGGAGCGTGAGGAGGGCGTCAACGTCGGGCAGGGGATTATGATCGAGAGCTTCCGTACCATCGAGCGTGAGCTGAAGCATCCCGACATCCCGCTCGACCGTAAGTGGGCGATGCTGCACGCTATCCACACGACGGCCGACTTCGACATGGAGCGCCTGCTCTGGACTGATCCGGGCGCCGTGGCCGAGATGTACGAGCGACTCAGCTCGGGGCGTACGCGGACGATCGTGACTGACGTGACGATGGTGATGTCCGGCATCCGCAAGGGCGCGCTGCAACGCATGGGCATCGAGGCCAAGTGCTACCTGGCTGACGAACGCGCCGTGAAGATGGCGGCCGAGAAGGGCATCACCCGCGCACAGGCCGGCATCCGCGTGGCCGTAGAGGAACATCCCGACGCACTCTTTGCCTTCGGGAACGCGCCCACGGCGCTGATGGAGCTGTGCACCTTGATCCGTCGCGGCAAGGCGCGGCCGAGCGGCATCGTGGCGGCACCCGTGGGCTTCGTGCACGTCTGCGAGAGCAAGGAGATGGTGAAGCCGTTCACGGACATCCCCAAGGTGATCATCGAGGGACGCAAGGGCGGCAGCAACCTCGCCGCGACGCTCGTCAACTCCGCCCTCACCTTTAACGACGCGGCGCAACTGCGCCCGGGACGCGATGTCTGA
- the cbiD gene encoding cobalt-precorrin-5B (C(1))-methyltransferase CbiD, with the protein MILILGGTTEGRAAVKTADEAGSPYFYSTRDAHQQVDCHHGTRLTGAMDEEAMEAFCREKEIRLLVDAAHPFAEVLHRTVAVVAERLSLPVVRYERVYPPRSADIIWCDDYDDAIRRMEADGVTRLLALTGVQTIGRLRAYWQAHDACIFRILDLPTSLALAERQGFPRERIVYYEPGGDEALLERVRPQAILTKESGESGGFIDKVEAAHKLGIAVYAVRRPPMPAGFVTVTGRHGFRKQIERFVPGFFPLRSGYTTGSCATAAAKAALMALLTGEEQSEVSYALPDGEVMTLPIAETHLGEREATAAVIKDAGDDPDVTNGCKICATVALRDEEGEGIRFLQGEGVGRVTLPGLGLEIGGPAINRTPREMITRELTALCDAPLDVTIAVPDGEKIARQTFNPKLGIVDGISIVGTSGIVMPFSSDAFVRSIRREVEVCRALSPERLVINSGARSERFVKAEYPDLPAQAFVHFGNFIGETLKIAAELGIPNVTMGIMVGKAVKLAEGSLDTHSKKVVMNKAFLQTVAAESGCSPSASEAITGITLARELWHALTDNDRDRFFPALLRLCHRHCAPLLPDGHLTILLIDEDGNIPYRHA; encoded by the coding sequence ATGATCCTGATCCTTGGGGGGACGACCGAGGGGCGCGCCGCCGTGAAGACGGCCGACGAGGCGGGCAGTCCGTATTTCTATTCGACGCGCGACGCGCACCAGCAGGTGGATTGTCATCATGGCACCCGCCTCACGGGTGCGATGGATGAGGAGGCGATGGAGGCGTTCTGTCGGGAGAAGGAGATCCGGCTGCTGGTCGATGCCGCCCATCCCTTTGCCGAGGTGCTGCATCGAACGGTGGCCGTCGTGGCCGAACGGCTCTCGCTGCCGGTGGTACGTTACGAGCGCGTCTATCCGCCGCGCAGTGCGGACATCATTTGGTGCGATGATTACGACGATGCCATCCGTCGGATGGAGGCGGACGGCGTCACCCGACTGCTGGCCCTGACCGGCGTGCAGACCATCGGCCGGTTGCGGGCGTATTGGCAGGCGCACGACGCGTGCATCTTCCGCATCCTCGACCTGCCCACATCGCTCGCGTTGGCCGAGCGGCAGGGTTTCCCGCGTGAGCGGATCGTCTATTACGAACCCGGCGGCGACGAGGCGCTGCTTGAGCGCGTGCGTCCGCAGGCCATACTGACGAAGGAGAGTGGCGAGTCGGGAGGCTTTATCGATAAGGTCGAGGCGGCGCATAAGCTGGGCATTGCCGTGTACGCTGTCCGCCGTCCGCCGATGCCCGCGGGGTTTGTCACCGTCACGGGGCGCCACGGCTTTCGCAAACAGATCGAGCGCTTCGTGCCCGGCTTCTTCCCGCTGCGCAGCGGCTACACCACCGGATCGTGTGCCACGGCTGCGGCTAAGGCGGCGCTGATGGCGTTGCTCACGGGCGAGGAGCAAAGCGAGGTGTCGTATGCCCTGCCCGACGGCGAGGTGATGACGCTACCCATAGCCGAGACGCACCTCGGCGAGCGAGAGGCAACGGCCGCAGTGATCAAGGATGCGGGCGACGATCCGGACGTGACGAACGGCTGCAAGATCTGCGCAACGGTGGCGCTCCGTGACGAGGAAGGGGAGGGGATCCGCTTCCTACAAGGTGAGGGCGTGGGTCGTGTGACGTTGCCCGGCCTTGGCCTCGAGATCGGTGGCCCGGCCATCAATCGCACGCCGCGCGAGATGATCACCCGCGAGCTGACGGCGCTCTGCGATGCCCCCTTGGACGTGACGATCGCCGTGCCCGATGGGGAGAAGATTGCTCGGCAGACGTTTAACCCGAAGCTCGGCATCGTGGACGGTATCTCCATCGTCGGTACGTCAGGCATCGTCATGCCTTTCTCGTCAGACGCCTTCGTCCGCTCCATCCGCCGCGAAGTGGAGGTCTGCCGTGCCCTCAGTCCTGAGCGCTTGGTCATCAATTCCGGCGCTCGCAGCGAGCGTTTCGTCAAGGCCGAATACCCCGACCTGCCCGCGCAAGCGTTCGTCCACTTCGGCAACTTCATCGGCGAGACGCTGAAGATCGCCGCGGAACTTGGTATCCCGAACGTGACGATGGGCATCATGGTCGGCAAGGCGGTGAAGCTGGCCGAGGGCTCGTTGGATACGCACAGCAAGAAGGTGGTGATGAATAAGGCATTTCTGCAAACGGTCGCTGCCGAGTCGGGCTGCTCGCCGTCGGCCAGCGAAGCTATCACGGGCATCACGTTGGCCCGCGAGCTGTGGCACGCCCTCACCGACAACGACCGCGATCGGTTCTTCCCCGCCCTGCTTCGCCTCTGCCACCGCCACTGCGCCCCCCTGCTCCCCGACGGTCATCTCACCATCCTGCTGATCGACGAAGACGGGAATATCCCGTATCGTCATGCTTGA
- the cobM gene encoding precorrin-4 C(11)-methyltransferase: MKENIAIILVSEGGLPTARLISHELGDAPVFTTHSLEGCQTFPSYAQFMAAHFREYDLFVFIGAMGICIRSIAPFIKDKYTDPAILCVDSTGRFVISVLSGHIGGANDWARRVAAITGGEAVVTTQSDNTGLWALDTLARRFDWRTEITTGCMRAEPDGVQGAQTKGEGVYKKYMTDPECRRQRSNTPVMSHAEMNNMISLFVGNQPTALLLDVKDRGTDYLERTLPEHVSVFYRFENIRPEAFRLIIAVTPFIYTADVPILYYRPRVLHVGIGCRRDSAPEGVAEHMAAVMEAHRLSPLAIRSVATIELKKDEPLFHALAQAWEAEKHVYRADELADITVPNPSQKVFDTTGVWGVSESTAQRASGFGPLVMEKQKGVLSASSDFTLAVALDADAQRGGFIEIVGAGPGDPELVSVRGKRLLETADLILYAGSLVPRELTEYAKPGATVRSSAGMTLEEQFETMKAFYDRGLFIVRLHTGDPCIYGAIQEQMAFFDRYGMRYHITPGISSFQAAAAALRSQFTIPERVQTIILTRGEGRTPMPEREKLHLLARSQSTMCIYLSAAIVDDVQAELLQAYPPETPVAACYKLTWRDERIYRGQLKDLAQIVKENHLTLTTMLVVGEAIDNRQGLSHLYASDFKHLFRP; the protein is encoded by the coding sequence ATGAAAGAAAACATCGCCATCATCTTAGTGTCGGAAGGTGGACTTCCGACGGCGCGCCTCATCAGTCACGAGCTGGGGGATGCGCCAGTGTTCACCACCCACTCCCTCGAGGGGTGCCAGACCTTCCCCTCGTATGCGCAATTCATGGCCGCGCACTTCCGGGAGTACGATCTCTTCGTCTTTATCGGCGCGATGGGCATCTGCATCCGCAGCATCGCCCCCTTTATTAAGGATAAGTACACCGACCCGGCCATCCTCTGTGTCGACAGCACCGGGCGCTTTGTCATCTCCGTCCTGTCGGGCCACATCGGTGGGGCCAACGACTGGGCACGGCGCGTGGCCGCCATCACCGGCGGCGAGGCCGTCGTCACCACACAGAGCGACAACACCGGCCTCTGGGCACTCGACACCCTGGCCCGACGTTTCGACTGGCGCACGGAAATAACAACGGGCTGCATGCGTGCAGAACCGGATGGAGTGCAAGGCGCCCAGACTAAGGGGGAGGGAGTGTACAAGAAGTACATGACCGATCCCGAATGTCGCAGGCAACGCAGCAATACGCCGGTTATGTCGCATGCAGAGATGAATAATATGATCTCCCTCTTCGTCGGCAACCAACCCACCGCCCTGCTGCTCGATGTGAAGGATCGCGGCACGGACTATCTGGAGCGCACCCTGCCCGAGCACGTCAGCGTCTTCTACCGCTTTGAGAACATCCGCCCCGAGGCGTTTCGGCTCATCATCGCCGTCACGCCCTTTATCTACACCGCCGACGTGCCCATCCTCTATTACCGGCCGCGCGTGCTGCACGTCGGCATCGGTTGCCGCCGCGACAGTGCGCCCGAGGGCGTGGCCGAACACATGGCCGCCGTCATGGAGGCGCACCGACTCTCGCCGCTCGCCATCCGCTCCGTCGCCACCATCGAGCTGAAGAAAGACGAGCCGCTCTTCCACGCGCTGGCGCAGGCTTGGGAGGCTGAAAAGCACGTTTATCGGGCAGACGAATTGGCCGACATCACCGTGCCCAACCCCTCGCAGAAGGTGTTCGACACGACGGGCGTTTGGGGCGTATCCGAGAGCACCGCGCAACGGGCTTCCGGCTTCGGGCCACTCGTCATGGAGAAGCAGAAGGGCGTGTTGAGCGCTTCGAGCGACTTCACCTTGGCTGTGGCCCTCGACGCCGATGCGCAGCGTGGTGGCTTCATCGAGATCGTCGGCGCTGGGCCGGGCGACCCAGAGCTCGTCTCCGTACGCGGCAAACGCCTGCTCGAGACGGCCGACCTGATCCTCTACGCCGGCAGTCTCGTGCCCCGCGAACTGACGGAGTACGCCAAGCCCGGCGCCACGGTGCGTAGCTCGGCCGGTATGACGCTCGAGGAGCAGTTTGAGACGATGAAAGCCTTCTACGACCGTGGCCTCTTCATCGTCCGCCTCCACACCGGCGACCCCTGCATCTACGGCGCCATCCAGGAGCAGATGGCCTTCTTCGACCGTTACGGCATGCGTTACCACATCACGCCCGGCATCTCCTCCTTCCAGGCCGCAGCCGCCGCACTCCGCTCGCAATTCACCATCCCTGAGCGCGTGCAGACCATCATCCTCACCCGCGGCGAGGGGCGCACGCCGATGCCGGAGCGTGAGAAATTGCACCTCCTGGCCCGCTCGCAGAGCACGATGTGTATCTACCTCAGCGCCGCCATCGTGGACGACGTGCAGGCCGAGCTGCTTCAGGCTTATCCGCCCGAGACACCCGTGGCGGCTTGTTATAAATTGACGTGGCGCGATGAGCGCATCTATCGCGGGCAACTCAAAGACCTGGCACAGATCGTCAAGGAGAATCACCTTACGCTGACCACGATGCTCGTCGTCGGCGAGGCGATCGACAACCGGCAGGGGCTGTCGCACCTCTACGCGTCGGACTTTAAGCACCTCTTCCGGCCATGA